In Brevibacterium pigmentatum, the sequence ACGCCCTGACGGACAAAGAATGGGCCGAGTACCTCTTCTACCGTGAGAACAGCCGCGGCGCCTTTGCCGAGATGTGGAGCCACAGCGCCGGCTGCCGAAAGTGGTTCAATGCCGTCCGTGACACGGCCACCTACGACTTCGCGGCGATCTACCCGATCGGCTCGCCCCGTCCCGACACCCAAGGAGAGGTTCGATGACGAACACCACCCGTCTGCACTCCGCGTCTCGACTGTCCTCTGCCACCGGCATCGACACCGCCCGCCCGATCGATTTCACCGTCGACGGACAGTCCTACTCGGGCTTCGCCGGTGACACGATCGCCAGTGCGCTCATCGCCGCGGGCCGCATCGACTGCGGCAACTCGACCTACCTGGGACGTGCTCGCGGCATCCTCGGCGCCGGCGTCGAGGAGTCCAATGCGCTCGTCCGCGTGTATTCCCGGTACTCCGGAGACGTCTCCGAATCGATGCTGCCCGCCACCCGTGTCGCCATCGCCGAAGGACTCGAGGCCGACTACCTCGCCGGACTCGGCATCCTCGACCCCGGCCAGGACGAACTGACCTACGAACACAAGCACGTGCACACCGACGTCCTCATCGTCGGCGCAGGCCCCGCCG encodes:
- a CDS encoding sarcosine oxidase subunit delta, with product MLLIHCPNCGPRDETEFHYGGQAHVPYPEDPHALTDKEWAEYLFYRENSRGAFAEMWSHSAGCRKWFNAVRDTATYDFAAIYPIGSPRPDTQGEVR